The nucleotide sequence ACGCGGCCATGCCGAACGCCGGGAACAGCGAGTCGCCAATGATCCAGGTCGGCTCGCGGAACGAGCCGACCATGCGCACGTAAAGTCGCGCGCGTGCCGCGCGGTAGAACGCGACCGCCGGGTGAACGTGCGGACGCGCGAATGGATCGGCACCCGCGGCATGCGAGTCGGACGGTGCCTTCACGTGCTCTCTCCGGTGTCCTCGAGGCCGCGGCCGACGATCGCGATGAACACGTCCTCGAGCGAGGTCTCGCGCGTGGCCACGCCCTCGACACCGAGACCCTGCGCTTCGAGCACCCGCAACACCTCGCCGAGCGAGCGCTCGGGCGGCAGGCGGAACTTGAGCGAGCGGGTGCCGCGGTCGGGGTGCGGCGCTCCCCACACTGCGTTGAGATCGGGGATCGGCATGACGTCGGAGGCGATCGCGCCGGCGGCGCGCAGCTCCAGCTCGACGTGCTGCCCGCCCTGCACCTGACGCCTCAGCGCCGGGGTGCTGTCGCACGCCAGCACCTTGCCGCGATCCACGATCGCGATGCGATCGCACAACTGCTCGGCCTCGGCCATGTAGTGCGTGGTCAGCAGCACCGTGCGACCCGGCCGTTCGCGCACCCAGGTCGCGACGTATTCGCGCAGGATGCGCGCCGCGTTCACGTCCATTCCGAGTGTCGGCTCGTCGAGGAACAGGATTTCGGGGTCGCTCATGAAGCCGCGCGCGAAGTTCATGCGCTGGCGCTGGCCGGTCGAGAGCCGGTTGATGCGGGAGCTCGACTGATCCTCGAGCTGAACGATCTTGATCAGCTCATCCGCACGCCGCCACGACTCGGCGGACGGCACACCGTAGAACTGGCCGAACATCCACAGGCACTCGCGCACCGTGAGGATGCCGTAGCCGCTCGACTCGCCGCCCGACACCAGGGCGATGCGCCGCCGCACCTCGTGCGACTGCGCCACCACATCGTGACCGGCCACCCGCGCCTCGCCGGTGGTCGGGAACAGCAGCGTGCTCAAGATCTTGATGAGCGTGGTCTTGCCGGCGCCGTTCGGGCCCAGCAGACCGAACACCTCGCCGCGCTCGATGCGGATCGAGACCCCGTCGAGCGCGCGCACTTCGGCCCCGCCGCGCGAGGTCTTGAAGATGCGGCGCAAATCGCGGGTTTCGACGGCCGGCGCGTCGGACGACGCGTGTGCGTCGGCTGGAGCATGCAGAGTGGTGGCGGGCATGGGCCCGCGCAGGCTAGGAACCTGACGGCGTTCGTGTCAATCAGCTTGCGCCGGCCGGCCGAGCAGCCGGACTGGAAAGAGGCGAGCGTTCGCGAGTACCTCGTGAAACACGCTGGCTCGCTCGACCCGATCAGATCGGCCACTTCCGCGAACTCGCGAAGAACATGCCGAAGGGGTCCGCCCACCAGAAGCGCGTCGACGAGTTGGTCGAGCGCATGGAACGCGAGCCCGGACAAGTCATCGCGACCGACGTGTCGGGCGGCGGAGACGACTCAAAGTACAAGCCGTCCATCGTGTACCCCGAGATGAAGCACTTCGCGATGCTCATGGACCACGGAACCGAGAGCGCAGCCGAGGCGTTCGTGATGTCGGCATGGCCGTACGATCGGGTCACGCTGTTCGGCGAGAACTCAGGCGGAACCATCGACTACCAGAGCGTCGCGATGGTGCCGCTCGCGTGCACGCGGCAGGGACTCTACCTGGGGTATCCGACGCTCGGCAGCTCCGAGTTTCTACCCCGCGGCTGATTTGACCGCGAAGGCATCCCTCCCGACGTGCGGATCCCGGCCACCGAGAGGGATCCGTTTCGGTTCATCGTGGAGTACTTCGCTCGGAAGTCGCGCGAGTCGCCACCACCACTGCCCGATCGCCGCGCGCGTTGAACAGGTTCGTGAGCGGCACATTCACCGCATCGAGCGCCGTCATCGCGGCCACATGCAGCGCCGACTTGTTACCGCGCAGTCGCCCCGGAGGAATCTTGCTCTGCCGCATCTCGACGACTTCGAGGCCGCTCGCCTCGAGCATTCGTGCCAGCGGGCGCGGCCGAAACTCCCACAGGTGATAGGGCGGCCCATGCTCCACGAGCACGCGCCCGCATGCCCCATAGATGGCGAGCCCGATCGTCCGCGCAAGTGAGTGCGTCGTGATCGGCCCGCGCAGGTACAGATGCCCACCGGGCGTCAGCACGCGGCGGACCTCGACGAGTGTCGCGCGGCAGTCCGGCACGTGTTCGAGTACGTCGCCCATGTAGACGAGATCGAACGCGGCATCCGGCAAATGCGCCGAGTGAAGATCGCCGTGCGAGACCTCGAGTCCGAGCGATCGCGCGTGCGCCACGCCCTCGGCCGACAGCTCCACACCCTGCGCCTTCCACCCGCGCTCTCGTGCGTGCTTCAGCAGCCAACCGTACGCGGAGCCCACTTCGAGCAGGCGGCCGGGTGGCCGCAGGCGCGCGAATTCTTCGAGCAGTCCGTCATCCTCGGCGCGAAACGCGGTCTCGTCGGTCGCCGGCAGCTCGGCGCGCCCGCAGCGGTACTCACCTTCGAAGTAGCGCGCATCGTACAGCTCACCGAGTGCTTCCGGCGCGGGCTGCACCGCCAGAAATCGCATGCCGCACGCGCGGCACTCGACCAACGGGAATCGCGCACCGCGATGCTCGTAGCGAAACGCGAGCGGTACCAGGTCGCGCCCGCCGCACGCGCGACACTGATCGATCGCAACCGTGGCGATCGACGCGGCGGCTGCGGGCGTCACGATCGCAGCAGGCCGCCGCAGCGCCGCACGCTCACGCGACCGCGGCTGCGATCGCCGCCCCGCCCAGCACGCGATCGCCTTCGTAGAGCACGCACGTCTGCCCCGGCGCGATCGCAGTCTGCGGAGTGTCGAAGCGCACTTCCACACCACCGCCTTCGCAGGCGTGAATCGTCGCCGCGGCGGCCACGTGGCGCGACCGAACCTTCGCGTCCACCCGCGTGCCGTCCGGCGGCGCGGCCGGCAGCATCCAGTTCATCGCGTCGGTGCGGAGCGCACCGCGCTCGAGTGCCGCGCGTGGACCGACCGTGACGGTGTTCGATGGCGCATCGATCTGCAGCACGTAGAGCCGCTCGCCGCCGGCGATCCCGAGGCCGCGCCTCTGGCCGACGGTGTAGTGGAAGATGCCACGGTGTTCGCCGACCGCCTCACCGTTCGCCGAAACGAATGCGCCAGGCGCGGTCCCACGCGTCTCGCCGAGCTTCGAGGTCGCGAAGCCCGCGTAGTCGCCGTCCGGCACGAAGCACAGGTCCTGGCTCTCGGGCTTGTCCCACACTCGCAACTCCAGGCGCTCGGCATGCGCTCGCACCTGGTGCTTGGCGAGCGCTCCGAGCGGGAAGCGAGCACGCGAGAGCGAAGCGTAGGGCACCATCGCGAGTGCGTAGCTCTGATCCTTGTCAGGATCGACCGCGCGCAGCAGCGCCCACGATCCGTCGGCGGCCCGCTCGATACGCGCGTAGTGCCCGGTGACGAGCCACTCGGCTCCGACCAGCTCGAGCCGCGCGATCAGGTCGCCGAACTTCAAGTGCTGGTTGCACAGCGAACACGGGTGCGGGGTGCGGCCGTTCGCGTATGCATCGAGGAACGGCTGCAGCACGCGGGTGCGGAACACCTCCTCGGCCTCGACCACGAAGTGCGAGAAGCCCATGCGCTGTGCGACCGCGCGCGCGTCGCCGATCGCGTCGAGGGTGCAGCAGGCGCGCGGGCTCAGAGGCGCCGAGCCGTAGCACCACAGCTTCATGGTGACGCCCGTCACCTCGTGGCCCTGCTCGGCGAGCAGTGCGGCCGCGACCGCCGAGTCGACGCCGCCGCTCATCGCCGCGAGCACGCGCGGCTTTGAACCGGCGCTCGTCGTGCCCTCCGGGTGCCGATCGGCAGCGGCACTCACGCCGGACTCCCTGCGGTCACCGCGCGGACCCGCGGAACCACTTCCGCAAGTGCCGCGAGTGCCGCGTCGATGTCGCCTTCGGTCGTCGGGTGGCCGAACGAAACGCGCAGCGCGCACACCGCGAGCTCGCGCGGAACGCCCATCGCGGTCAGCACCGGCGACGGCTCGACCGCTCCCGACGCGCACGCCGCTCCGGCGGACACCGCCACACCGTGCGCGTCGAGCGCCATGAGCAGATTGTCGCTTCGCGCACCCGGGACCGAGAAGTTCACGGTGTTCGGAAGCCGCGGCGCCGACTCGCCGTGGACCACCGCGTCCGGCACCCGCTCGCGCAGGCCGGTCTCGAACCGGCGCCTCAGCTCGCGCCACCGCGTCGACTGCTCCGCCAGCTCGCGCGTGGCGAGCGCGCTGGCGAAGCCGAGCGCTCGAATGCCCGGCACGTTCTCGGTGCCGGCGCGGCGTCCGCGCTCCTGAGCGCTGCCGCGAAACAACGGGGCGAGCGGTGCGTCGCGGCGCGTGATGAGCGCGCCGGCACCCTTCATGCCGCCGAATTTGTGCGCCGAGAGCGCCAGATAGTCCACGTCGAGCGCCGAGAGGTCGACCGGGATCTTGCCGACCGCCTGAACCGCGTCGCAGTGCACTCGCATGCCGCGCGCATGAGCGCGAGCGGTGGCGTCGGCGACCGGCTGAATCACGCCGGTCTCGTTGTTCGCGAGCATCAGCGCGACCAGTGTGGTGTCAGCCGGCAGCGCGTCGATGCGCGCGGGATCCACGATCCCCGAGCGGTCGCACGGCAGGTGCTCGACCGTGAAGCCCAGCTCGACCAGCCACTCGGCCGCACCGTGCACGGCGTGATGCTCGACCGTCGAAATCGCCACGCGCCGCCCGCGCTCGCGCAGCGCCCACGCCCCGCCCACCAGTGCCAGGTGATCCGCCTCGGTCCCGCCGCTCGTGAACGCGACGTCCTCGGGGCGCGCGTGAACCAGCGCGGCGACTTCGCGACGCGCGTGCTCGACCACCGCACGCACCGCCTGACCGTCGCCGTGCAGGCTCGACGGATTGGCGCCGGTCGAAGCCAGCAGCGCTGCGAGAGCCTGCGTGACTTCGGGCCGCACCGGGGTCGAAGCGTTGTGATCGAGATAGGTCATCGAGGATCGCTCGGGGAAACGGGTTCGCCACCAACGAAACGGCCGCGGAGCCCCTCGGGGGACTCCGCGGCCCGAGGGGACGGCGCTACTCTCCGATGAATTTCGAGAGGATGTCGATGCTCTCGCGAGCACTCACGGCTTCGGGCGAGCCCGGCGACAGTTTGATCACCGTCTGCCACATGCGCACCGCGTCGCGATAGAGCCCGGCGTCGGCGAATGCGACGCCGAGTGTGAAGTAGGCGCAATAGGCGCCGGGACTCGCCGAGATCACCTCGCGCAGCTGATCGATCGACTCCTGATACTTGCCCTGCGCGTACATGGAGCTCGCGAGCCGGCACATCGCGATCGAGTCGTTCGGCGACACCGCGAGTGCCTGCTTGTAGAAGTTCTGCGCTCCGTCCGCGCGGCCGAGCGCGTCGTAGGCGGCGCCGATGTTGACCAGCACCTTCACGTTCTTGGGCTTGACCTTGTTCGCGCGCATCAGCACGCGCACCGCTTCGGCCGAACGATCGCGATCCATGTAGAGCACGCCGAGCTTGTAGAGCGTCTCGAACTTGCTCGAATCACGCGCCACCGCGATCTCGAGCAGCGACAGGCTGTCGACGTCGGCCGCGCCGGTCTTGGCGGGCGTCGCTTGCGCGGCCGTGGTGGTCGGAACATTCGAGGCAGGCGCACCATGCGCGGGCGCCAGCGGAAGCGCGGCGCACAGCGCGACCAGCGCGACGATCGGGGTCCATGCGGACAGACGCTTCACGAGCAGGTCTCCTTCTGGGCAGTCATGGGGGGCCGGAAAGCGGCGCGGATAGTAGCACGCGCCGCCCTCGAGCGGCGTGGCCTAGCGGACCGCCGCCGGCA is from Candidatus Eisenbacteria bacterium and encodes:
- a CDS encoding tetratricopeptide repeat protein; amino-acid sequence: MKRLSAWTPIVALVALCAALPLAPAHGAPASNVPTTTAAQATPAKTGAADVDSLSLLEIAVARDSSKFETLYKLGVLYMDRDRSAEAVRVLMRANKVKPKNVKVLVNIGAAYDALGRADGAQNFYKQALAVSPNDSIAMCRLASSMYAQGKYQESIDQLREVISASPGAYCAYFTLGVAFADAGLYRDAVRMWQTVIKLSPGSPEAVSARESIDILSKFIGE
- the mnmA gene encoding tRNA 2-thiouridine(34) synthase MnmA, which produces MSGGVDSAVAAALLAEQGHEVTGVTMKLWCYGSAPLSPRACCTLDAIGDARAVAQRMGFSHFVVEAEEVFRTRVLQPFLDAYANGRTPHPCSLCNQHLKFGDLIARLELVGAEWLVTGHYARIERAADGSWALLRAVDPDKDQSYALAMVPYASLSRARFPLGALAKHQVRAHAERLELRVWDKPESQDLCFVPDGDYAGFATSKLGETRGTAPGAFVSANGEAVGEHRGIFHYTVGQRRGLGIAGGERLYVLQIDAPSNTVTVGPRAALERGALRTDAMNWMLPAAPPDGTRVDAKVRSRHVAAAATIHACEGGGVEVRFDTPQTAIAPGQTCVLYEGDRVLGGAAIAAAVA
- a CDS encoding cysteine desulfurase, whose protein sequence is MTYLDHNASTPVRPEVTQALAALLASTGANPSSLHGDGQAVRAVVEHARREVAALVHARPEDVAFTSGGTEADHLALVGGAWALRERGRRVAISTVEHHAVHGAAEWLVELGFTVEHLPCDRSGIVDPARIDALPADTTLVALMLANNETGVIQPVADATARAHARGMRVHCDAVQAVGKIPVDLSALDVDYLALSAHKFGGMKGAGALITRRDAPLAPLFRGSAQERGRRAGTENVPGIRALGFASALATRELAEQSTRWRELRRRFETGLRERVPDAVVHGESAPRLPNTVNFSVPGARSDNLLMALDAHGVAVSAGAACASGAVEPSPVLTAMGVPRELAVCALRVSFGHPTTEGDIDAALAALAEVVPRVRAVTAGSPA
- a CDS encoding class I SAM-dependent methyltransferase, whose translation is MTPAAAASIATVAIDQCRACGGRDLVPLAFRYEHRGARFPLVECRACGMRFLAVQPAPEALGELYDARYFEGEYRCGRAELPATDETAFRAEDDGLLEEFARLRPPGRLLEVGSAYGWLLKHARERGWKAQGVELSAEGVAHARSLGLEVSHGDLHSAHLPDAAFDLVYMGDVLEHVPDCRATLVEVRRVLTPGGHLYLRGPITTHSLARTIGLAIYGACGRVLVEHGPPYHLWEFRPRPLARMLEASGLEVVEMRQSKIPPGRLRGNKSALHVAAMTALDAVNVPLTNLFNARGDRAVVVATRATSERSTPR
- a CDS encoding ABC transporter ATP-binding protein; translated protein: MPATTLHAPADAHASSDAPAVETRDLRRIFKTSRGGAEVRALDGVSIRIERGEVFGLLGPNGAGKTTLIKILSTLLFPTTGEARVAGHDVVAQSHEVRRRIALVSGGESSGYGILTVRECLWMFGQFYGVPSAESWRRADELIKIVQLEDQSSSRINRLSTGQRQRMNFARGFMSDPEILFLDEPTLGMDVNAARILREYVATWVRERPGRTVLLTTHYMAEAEQLCDRIAIVDRGKVLACDSTPALRRQVQGGQHVELELRAAGAIASDVMPIPDLNAVWGAPHPDRGTRSLKFRLPPERSLGEVLRVLEAQGLGVEGVATRETSLEDVFIAIVGRGLEDTGEST